In Arachis hypogaea cultivar Tifrunner chromosome 2, arahy.Tifrunner.gnm2.J5K5, whole genome shotgun sequence, a genomic segment contains:
- the LOC140177027 gene encoding uncharacterized protein: METRCSSDNAKKAIKSFGFDFYHIEEAQGYSGGIWIMWKDPDLDIRVVQSKMQFVHMIMKNDSNKSWALTAVYASPQESRRKELWAELKRISVTLTGGCLVVGDFNDIAHPTEKQGGAVGARFTWRGPQWEKLDRVFKRLDRALSNADWGLMFLKARVDVLSRKNSSHHPLVINTKPQANTRIEKPFRYEAMWSMHPGHKEFIKQAWDSNQPLKIVLNGTTRQLIKWNKDVFGHVRRQKRKIINRIEGIQRASSYEKNPFLEKLEAKLNKELEDILDKEKILWIQKSRDLWVVDEDHNTRYYHTRTVIRRRRNKILKLKD, encoded by the exons atggagactagatgtagtaGTGATAATGCAAAAAAGGCTATTAAAAGTTTTGGGTTTGATTTTTATCATATAGAAGAGGCTCAGGGATATAGTGGAGGTATTTGGATTATGTGGAAAGATCCGGATTTAGACATAAGAGTTGTCCAATCCAAAATGCAATTTGTTCACATGATTATGAAAAACGACTCTAACAAATCTTGGGCTCTAACGGCTGTGTATGCTAGCCCTCAAGAATCAAGAAGAAAGGAGTTATGGGCAGAGTTGAAGAGGATAAGTGTTACCTTAACTGGAGGGTGTCTGGTAGTAGGAGACTTTAATGATATTGCTCACCCAACAGAGAAGCAAGGAG GGGCAGTAGGAGCCAGATTCACTTGGAGAGGCCCCCAGTGGGAGAAACTAGACAGAGTTTTCAAAAGACTCGATCGAGCACTCTCTAATGCTGACTGGGGTTTGATGTTCCTGAAAGCCAGAGTTGATGTGTTATCTAGAAAAAATTCTAGTCATCACCCGTTGGTGATCAATACAAAGCCTCAAGCTAATACAAGAATAGAAAAGCCTTTTCGCTATGAAGCCATGTGGAGTATGCACCCTGGACATAAGGAATTCATAAAACAGGCTTGGGACAGCAACCAACCACTGAAAATAGTGCTTAATGGGACAACGAGACAACTGATAAAGTGGAATAAAGATGTGTTTGGACATGTTAGAAGACAGAAGAGAAAAATTATTAACAGGATTGAAGGCATACAAAGAGCTTCCAGCTATGAGAAAAATCCATTCTTAGAAAAACTAGAGGCAAAGTTAAATAAAGAATTAGAAGACATTTTAGACAAGGAAAAAATTTTGTGGATACAAAAGTCTAGAGATCTTTGGGTGGTGGATGAAGACCACAATACCCGATACTACCACACTAGAACAGTGattagaagaagaaggaataagaTCTTGAAATTGAAAGACTAA